A stretch of the Kroppenstedtia eburnea genome encodes the following:
- a CDS encoding cysteine desulfurase family protein produces the protein MKSLYFDHGATTPLRREVLESMVRAMKETFANPGSLHDPGQQAFELTEEARFEVAQSIGGSPREILFTGGGSEANNMAILGAARKHRQQGNHVITTQVEHPSVLETCRQLEREGFSVTYLPVDEWGCIRKRDLERAVTPATILISIMAANNEVGTLQPLREAASLAKERGILFHTDAVQFFGKIPLNVREWDVDLLSLGGHKVGGPKGTGALFLRKGVRLDPILFGGGQERGLRPGTLNVPGIVGLGSACRLAAAEVTRTRESMTRLQNLLWERIRDEIGSVRLNGHPVHRLPNNLNISFDRLEGQAVLLELNRLNVAVSSGSACSSGKQAPSHVLKAMGQSDEAAYQSLRITWGHQTTEEEIHLLTERLKKAISDLRSRLP, from the coding sequence ATGAAATCTTTGTATTTTGACCATGGAGCCACCACCCCCTTGCGAAGAGAAGTGCTGGAGTCCATGGTCCGTGCCATGAAGGAGACATTCGCCAATCCCGGCAGTCTTCACGATCCGGGACAACAAGCCTTTGAGTTGACTGAGGAAGCCCGATTTGAGGTGGCCCAATCCATCGGCGGCTCTCCGCGGGAAATCCTGTTTACCGGCGGGGGAAGTGAAGCCAATAATATGGCCATCCTGGGGGCGGCCCGCAAACATCGTCAACAAGGAAATCATGTGATCACCACCCAGGTGGAACATCCCTCCGTGTTGGAAACCTGCCGTCAGCTGGAGCGGGAAGGTTTCTCCGTCACATATTTGCCGGTGGACGAGTGGGGCTGTATCCGGAAAAGGGACCTGGAAAGAGCAGTCACTCCCGCAACCATCCTCATCTCGATCATGGCCGCCAACAATGAGGTGGGAACCTTGCAACCCCTCCGTGAAGCCGCTTCCCTCGCAAAGGAACGGGGAATCCTGTTTCACACCGACGCCGTACAGTTCTTCGGAAAAATTCCTCTCAATGTGCGGGAATGGGATGTCGATTTGCTCAGTCTCGGCGGTCATAAGGTGGGAGGACCCAAAGGGACGGGAGCACTGTTTTTACGCAAGGGGGTGAGGCTGGATCCGATCCTGTTCGGAGGCGGCCAAGAGCGGGGACTTCGCCCCGGCACCCTGAATGTACCCGGAATTGTCGGGCTGGGGTCCGCCTGTCGACTGGCCGCCGCCGAAGTGACCCGGACCCGGGAATCCATGACCCGATTGCAAAATCTGTTATGGGAGAGGATCCGGGATGAGATTGGCAGCGTGCGCTTAAACGGACACCCCGTCCATCGCCTCCCCAACAATTTGAATATCTCCTTTGACCGACTGGAGGGACAGGCCGTACTTTTGGAATTGAACCGGCTGAATGTGGCAGTCTCCAGCGGCTCCGCCTGCAGTTCCGGAAAACAGGCGCCTTCCCACGTCCTGAAAGCGATGGGACAATCTGATGAGGCGGCTTACCAAAGCCTGCGGATCACATGGGGACATCAGACGACAGAGGAAGAGATTCACCTCTTGACAGAAAGATTGAAAAAGGCGATTTCAGACCTTCGTTCCCGTCTGCCCTGA
- a CDS encoding AI-2E family transporter, whose amino-acid sequence MPQTKPFRIGYGILLAFLIIFVGTKISFIFRPLVVLVQTLFFPFLLAGVLYYLFRPVVRFFEKRGVARIYSILLIYLLFVGLMILSVFLIGSPLQEQVTRLVENSDDLIAKLGDSLVKLKKNPYVGKYFEQQNLESLTQDITDYLSSSASIIFSNIANFIGVLTNIIIVFVTVPFILFYMLKDGETAPKQVLRFLPSTQRTEGKRILADMDQAISSFIQGQVLVSLCVGVLTYIGYLIIRLDYSLILALVTMFTNVIPFIGPLMGAIPALIVGIIVSPWMALKVLIVIVVVQQLDSNFISPQVMGRTLKIHPLTIILLLLVAGSLGGFLGLLLAVPTYAVLKVVVSHTYRLILLRTRRNEKNTESDTK is encoded by the coding sequence ATGCCGCAAACAAAGCCCTTTCGTATAGGATACGGGATCTTGTTGGCTTTCTTGATCATCTTCGTCGGAACGAAGATCAGTTTTATCTTCCGGCCATTGGTCGTACTGGTACAAACACTTTTTTTCCCCTTCCTTCTCGCCGGTGTGCTGTATTACCTGTTCCGACCGGTGGTCCGGTTCTTTGAAAAGCGGGGCGTGGCCCGGATTTATTCCATCCTCCTGATCTACCTGCTGTTCGTCGGGCTGATGATCCTGTCGGTGTTCCTGATCGGTTCCCCTCTGCAGGAGCAGGTCACCAGATTGGTGGAAAACTCCGATGATCTGATCGCCAAACTGGGGGACAGCTTGGTCAAATTGAAAAAGAACCCCTATGTGGGAAAATATTTTGAACAACAAAACCTGGAGAGCTTGACGCAGGATATAACGGATTACCTGAGCAGCAGCGCATCCATCATCTTCAGCAACATTGCCAATTTCATCGGAGTCCTGACCAATATCATCATCGTTTTTGTGACGGTGCCCTTCATCCTCTTCTACATGCTGAAAGACGGGGAAACCGCTCCGAAACAAGTGCTTCGCTTCCTCCCCTCCACCCAACGGACGGAGGGAAAGCGGATCCTGGCGGATATGGATCAGGCGATCAGTTCCTTTATCCAGGGACAGGTGTTGGTCAGTCTCTGCGTCGGGGTTCTGACCTATATCGGCTATCTGATCATCAGACTGGACTATTCCCTGATCCTGGCTCTGGTCACGATGTTCACCAATGTGATCCCCTTCATCGGACCACTGATGGGTGCCATCCCCGCCCTGATCGTGGGAATCATCGTCTCCCCCTGGATGGCATTGAAAGTGCTCATCGTGATCGTGGTGGTCCAGCAGCTGGACAGTAACTTCATCTCACCTCAGGTGATGGGAAGAACCCTGAAGATCCATCCCTTGACGATCATCCTGTTGTTGCTGGTGGCGGGCAGCTTGGGGGGATTCCTCGGCTTGCTGCTGGCGGTTCCCACCTATGCGGTTCTCAAGGTGGTGGTCAGCCACACCTATCGCCTGATCCTGCTCCGCACCCGCCGCAATGAAAAGAATACCGAATCCGATACGAAATGA
- a CDS encoding transposase: MGNTRRTYTKELKMQAVQLYLEGELSYQAVAKELGIADDRSVRRWVRHYENEGMKGLEEKRGKSTHLRKGRPRKHPASLEEEVRRLRAENEFLKKWLGLEGR; the protein is encoded by the coding sequence ATGGGGAATACTCGGAGAACATATACAAAAGAGCTAAAGATGCAAGCGGTTCAGTTGTATCTCGAAGGAGAGCTCAGTTATCAGGCGGTCGCTAAAGAGTTAGGAATCGCCGATGATCGGAGTGTGCGCCGATGGGTCCGGCATTATGAAAACGAAGGGATGAAAGGATTGGAGGAAAAGCGGGGAAAATCGACGCACTTACGGAAAGGGAGGCCCCGAAAACATCCTGCCAGCCTAGAAGAGGAAGTGCGCCGGCTCCGAGCGGAGAATGAATTTCTAAAAAAGTGGCTGGGTCTGGAGGGGAGGTGA